The following are encoded in a window of Blastocatellia bacterium genomic DNA:
- a CDS encoding HAD family hydrolase, translating into MNAQRWPIAARGLAAAMMLIALAVPTRLQAQEHNDPLPSWRDGQAKTRVLSFVHQVTDKASPGYVRPEERIATFDDGGTLSSEWPIYENQPQMVFARQRVKAIARQDSELRLHWKYQEPFRFILDDDDKDLAESLKNMWNMLDLLRVTNGSMTVEEFGAVVRDFLKTAKHPKFKRPFTEVAYQPMLELLALLRAHDFKIYIVTNYGADFVRELSESVYEIPRDRVIGTTPEYEFKEGPEGGYLARKSNIDIFNEKAGKAENIQLHIGRRPIFVAGNTNGDLAMMMMAAGCNHPFLNLVLRHDDGEREFAYEENTDKLMKAAQARGWTVVSMKSDFNTIFAFEK; encoded by the coding sequence ATGAACGCTCAACGATGGCCCATCGCCGCGCGCGGCCTGGCGGCAGCCATGATGCTTATCGCGCTGGCCGTTCCCACACGGTTGCAGGCTCAAGAGCATAACGATCCCTTGCCTTCGTGGCGAGACGGCCAGGCCAAGACGCGGGTTCTCAGCTTTGTCCATCAGGTGACCGATAAGGCAAGCCCCGGCTATGTCAGGCCCGAAGAGCGCATTGCCACCTTCGACGACGGCGGCACCCTGTCGAGCGAGTGGCCCATCTATGAGAATCAACCGCAGATGGTCTTTGCGCGCCAGCGCGTCAAAGCCATCGCCAGGCAGGATTCCGAGCTGCGGTTGCATTGGAAATACCAGGAGCCTTTCCGGTTCATTCTCGATGACGACGACAAAGACCTCGCCGAGTCCTTGAAGAACATGTGGAATATGCTCGACCTGCTGCGGGTAACCAACGGCAGCATGACCGTCGAGGAGTTCGGCGCGGTTGTCCGCGACTTCCTGAAGACGGCGAAGCACCCGAAGTTCAAAAGGCCGTTCACCGAGGTTGCCTACCAGCCGATGCTTGAGTTGCTCGCGCTGCTGCGGGCGCATGATTTCAAGATTTACATCGTGACCAACTATGGAGCCGATTTCGTCCGCGAGCTATCGGAATCGGTCTACGAGATTCCGCGCGACCGCGTCATCGGCACGACGCCGGAGTATGAGTTCAAAGAGGGGCCGGAGGGCGGCTATCTGGCCCGCAAGTCGAATATCGATATCTTCAACGAAAAGGCGGGGAAAGCCGAAAACATTCAGTTGCACATCGGCCGGCGGCCCATCTTCGTGGCGGGGAATACGAATGGCGATCTTGCCATGATGATGATGGCCGCCGGCTGTAATCATCCCTTCCTGAATCTGGTGTTGCGGCACGACGATGGCGAGCGCGAATTCGCCTACGAAGAGAACACCGATAAGCTGATGAAGGCGGCGCAGGCGCGCGGCTGGACCGTCGTCAGCATGAAGAGTGATTTCAATACCATTTTCGCATTTGAAAAATGA